CGACATCTTAGGGGCAACACAAACAGCGCCGACGTATATCGTAGAGTTCTATTACAACAGTCAGGCAGATGCTGAGGCAGGGAACTCGGGTAGTGCTTTGACTAATTTAGATACGTATGAAGTACAAACAGGTACCTATTGGGTACGTGTTGAGAATACTCTAACGGGTTGTTATGAACTGGATTCATTTGATGTAGTTATAGAGAAACTGGCCGAGCCGGTGATTACCAGCAACACGGGCAGCAATATTGCTTGTGTACGATGGAACCAGACGACAGTGAACAACAATTTAATCTTGAACAGTGGCATCACGGCACCGGGCTATACCTTTAACTGGTATGCCAATAATCAACCGGTGGTTGGAGAGCACGCCAGTACACTAAATATAAACAATATAGCCCTTACCGATACCCATGTGGTGTATACGGTTGAGGCGGTTAGTTTATCTCCAATGTTGGGTTGTACTTCGGACATTACGGCGCTTTCTACCTTTGATGTTATTAAGTCGGGCCCTGCGGATAATATCACCGCTACGGTAACCAATGCCTTTGCGGAGAATCAAATCATAACCATCACCAATGACGGTTATGGAGTGTATGAATACAGTTTGGATGACGGCCCGAGACAAACCAGCCCAATCTTTGAGAATGTTTCCTTAGGGAACCATACAGTGTATGTTTGGGATGTAAGAGACCCGAATGGCTATTCTTGTGGAGTAGAGTTTATCAAAGACGTACAAACGATAGATTACCCACATTATTTTACCCCGAATGGCGATGGGTATCATGATACTTGGAATATAACTGGATTAGGTTTTCAAGGTAACGCAAAAATTTATATATTTGACCGCTATGGTAAACTGTTGAAACAAATCAGTTCTAAAGGTACTGGTTGGGACGGAACGCTCAACGGTCATCTTATGCCGGCAGACGATTACTGGTTTACGGTAGATTATTTTGAACAAGTATCAGCCAAACAATTTAAAGCCCATTTCTCATTAAAAAGATAGTTAAAATGAATTTTAAAAAATTTTATTTATTCGCAGTTCTAATAGTAGCACAATTTTCATATTCACAGGAAGGATTGCCTGTCTATTCCGATTATCTGTCTGATAATTATTACTTACTTCATCCTTCTATGGCAGGAGCAGCCAATTGTGCAAAGCTAAGACTTACCGCCAGACAACAATGGTTTGGACAGGAGGATGCTCCTGCGCTACAAACCATTAGTATGAACGGTTCAGTAGGGGAACGTTCCGGAGCTGGAATTATTGTTTTTAATGATAAAAACGGTTACCATTCGCAAACAGGACTAAAATTGACTTATGCCCATCATATTATGTTTTCTCGTGATAATGTTGACTTAAATCAATTGTCATTTGGTATGAGTGCCGGTTTTGTACAAAGTAATTTAGATGAAAGTACATTTTATCAAAATAATCCAACGTATGACCCAAATGTTTTTGGCTCAATTCAAAAGGCTTCTTATTTCAATGTTGATATAGGTGCTTCTTATAATTTCCTTGATTTTTATGTTCATTTCACAGTTAAGAATGCTTTGGCGAGTGACAGAAAATTATATACCGATAAAGAACCGGTTAATTTAAGAAGAGCTATCCTTAATGCCGGATATACATTTGGTGACCCGGATGCTATACTTTGGGAGCCTTCTATGATGTTCCAATTGGTTACACAAACGCAAGAGAAAACGATTGATTTGAATTTGAAAGCATACAAGGAATTGGATTTTGGGAGACTATGGGTGGAATATCCTACCGTAGAAGTTTAGACGGAGCTCAATATGTAGAAGGAAATTCAGTTGCCGATCAAAAACTACAGTATGTTACTCCGATTCTTGGGGTTAATTTTAAAAATTATATGTTTGCCTATACTTACTCATATTTACTAGGTAATGTAAACTTTGATAAGGGAGGTTTTCATCAAATAACATTAGGTATTAATTTATTCTGTAAACAGGAGAAATACCACTGTAATTGTCCTGCTATTAATTAATTCAAATACTTGTCCCGATTTATCGGGACAATTTTTTATGGTAATAAAATCTGTTAACGGAAAAACTCCGCAAATCCCGGAAGATTGTTTTGTGGCTGAAAATGCTACCATTGTTGGCGATGTCGTTTTAGGGTCGCTTTGCAGTGTATGGTTTAATGCTGTAATTAGAGGTGATGTTCATTACATTAAAATTGGCGATAAAGTCAATATTCAGGATGGTGCCATTATACATTGTACGTATCAAAAACATCCGACAGAGATTGGGAACAATGTTTCTATTGGACATAATGCGATAGTTCACGGTTGTAAAGTGCATGACAACGTATTAATTGGAATGGGAGCCATAGTGATGGATAATTGTGTAATTGAGAGCAACTCGATTGTGGCTGCGGGTTCTGTGGTTACGCAGAATACAGTGGTTGAATCGGGGAGTATTTATGCGGGGATTCCGGCTAAGAAGGTTAAAACTATTGACCAATCAGATTTTGCCGGAGAGATTGCCCGTATTTCCAATAATTATGTGATGTATTCCGGTTGGTTTAAAGACGAATAAAGAATGCCTTCAGTTTGATTCTAGCCCCGATGGGAGCAGTTACCGTGTAACGCGGACAGCGGGAAAATGGTTTAAAGAATGCCTCAACGATTGGCTCTTAAAAATCGTTTACTATAACGGGATATTTATTTTCCAATATTTCACTCAATACTTTTGGATCTGCATTGGTATAAAATGTTGTTTTTGCCAAATGATTTTCAGCATGCAGACCAGCTTTTTCCAGTAATATATTTTTGGTTTGTCGGGCTACGGCTTCGCCTGAATCGATAATTTTGATGTCTTTGGGCAGGATTTTTTGTATCTGCGGAATCAAATAAGGGTAATGGCTGCAGCCCAGCACCAAATAGTCGATATTAGCGGCTATCATCGGTTGGAGGTACAAGTGGAGCAGTTCATTCATTTCGGGCGAATTGATGCCTCCGTTTTCGATCAGAGGGACAAGACCGTGACCAATTTGTTCAATGATTTTGGTGTCTTGAAATTTTTCGGCAGTTTGGTGGAATAGTTCACTGTTTAAAGTGCCTTGCGTGGCTAAAATTCCGATGACATGTTTTTGTGAATTAATGGCGGCGGGTTTTATGGCTGGTTCGATGCCAATGAAGGGGATGTCATATTTGGCGCGTAATTCTTTGATGGCATTGGTGGTGGCCGTGTTGCAGGCTACGACTATGATTTTACAATTTTGGTGCAAAAGGAACTCAGTATTTTTTATGCTGAGTGCAATGATTTCTTCT
Above is a genomic segment from Flavobacterium phycosphaerae containing:
- a CDS encoding gamma carbonic anhydrase family protein, which encodes MVIKSVNGKTPQIPEDCFVAENATIVGDVVLGSLCSVWFNAVIRGDVHYIKIGDKVNIQDGAIIHCTYQKHPTEIGNNVSIGHNAIVHGCKVHDNVLIGMGAIVMDNCVIESNSIVAAGSVVTQNTVVESGSIYAGIPAKKVKTIDQSDFAGEIARISNNYVMYSGWFKDE
- the murI gene encoding glutamate racemase, whose amino-acid sequence is MTNNNPIGLFDSGIGGTSIWSAIHELLPHEDTIYLADSKNAPYGQKSKEEIIALSIKNTEFLLHQNCKIIVVACNTATTNAIKELRAKYDIPFIGIEPAIKPAAINSQKHVIGILATQGTLNSELFHQTAEKFQDTKIIEQIGHGLVPLIENGGINSPEMNELLHLYLQPMIAANIDYLVLGCSHYPYLIPQIQKILPKDIKIIDSGEAVARQTKNILLEKAGLHAENHLAKTTFYTNADPKVLSEILENKYPVIVNDF